From the genome of Symphalangus syndactylus isolate Jambi chromosome 5, NHGRI_mSymSyn1-v2.1_pri, whole genome shotgun sequence, one region includes:
- the NTF3 gene encoding neurotrophin-3 isoform X4 → MSILFYVIFLAYLRGIQGNNMDQRSLPEDSLNSLIIKLIQADILKNKLSKQMVDVKENYQSTLPKAEAPRQPERGEAAKSEFQPVIAMDTELLRQQRRYNSPRVLLSDSTPLEPPPLYLMEDYVGNPVVANRTSRRKRYAEHKSHRGEYSVCDSESLWVTDKSSAIDIRGHQVTVLGEIKTGNSPVKQYFYETRCKEARPVKNGCRGIDDKHWNSQCKTSQTYVRALTSENNKLVGWRWIRIDTSCVCALSRKIGRT, encoded by the coding sequence ATGTCCATCTTGTTTTATGTGATATTTCTCGCTTATCTCCGTGGCATCCAAGGTAACAACATGGATCAAAGGAGTTTGCCAGAAGACTCGCTCAATTCCCTGATTATTAAGCTGATCCAGGcagatattttgaaaaacaagctCTCCAAGCAGATGGTGGACGTTAAGGAAAATTACCAGAGCACCCTGCCGAAAGCAGAGGCCCCCCGACAGCCGGAGCGGGGAGAGGCCGCCAAGTCAGAATTCCAGCCAGTGATTGCAATGGACACCGAACTGCTACGACAACAGAGACGCTACAACTCACCACGGGTCCTGCTGAGCGACAGCACCCCCTTGGAGCCCCCGCCCTTGTATCTCATGGAGGATTATGTGGGCAACCCCGTGGTGGCGAACAGAACATCACGGCGGAAACGGTACGCGGAGCATAAGAGTCACCGAGGGGAGTACTCGGTATGTGACAGTGAGAGTCTGTGGGTGACCGACAAGTCATCGGCCATCGACATTCGGGGACACCAGGTCACGGTGCTGGGGGAGATCAAAACGGGCAACTCTCCCGtcaaacaatatttttatgaaaCGCGATGTAAGGAAGCCAGGCCAGTCAAAAACGGTTGCAGGGGCATTGATGACAAACACTGGAACTCTCAGTGCAAAACGTCCCAAACCTACGTCCGAGCACTGACTTCAGAAAACAATAAACTCGTGGGCTGGCGGTGGATACGGATAGACACGTCCTGTGTGTGTGCCTTGTCGAGAAAAATCGGAAGAACATGA
- the NTF3 gene encoding neurotrophin-3 isoform X3, with translation MVTFATLLQVNKVMSILFYVIFLAYLRGIQGNNMDQRSLPEDSLNSLIIKLIQADILKNKLSKQMVDVKENYQSTLPKAEAPRQPERGEAAKSEFQPVIAMDTELLRQQRRYNSPRVLLSDSTPLEPPPLYLMEDYVGNPVVANRTSRRKRYAEHKSHRGEYSVCDSESLWVTDKSSAIDIRGHQVTVLGEIKTGNSPVKQYFYETRCKEARPVKNGCRGIDDKHWNSQCKTSQTYVRALTSENNKLVGWRWIRIDTSCVCALSRKIGRT, from the coding sequence CTCTTACAGGTGAACAAGGTGATGTCCATCTTGTTTTATGTGATATTTCTCGCTTATCTCCGTGGCATCCAAGGTAACAACATGGATCAAAGGAGTTTGCCAGAAGACTCGCTCAATTCCCTGATTATTAAGCTGATCCAGGcagatattttgaaaaacaagctCTCCAAGCAGATGGTGGACGTTAAGGAAAATTACCAGAGCACCCTGCCGAAAGCAGAGGCCCCCCGACAGCCGGAGCGGGGAGAGGCCGCCAAGTCAGAATTCCAGCCAGTGATTGCAATGGACACCGAACTGCTACGACAACAGAGACGCTACAACTCACCACGGGTCCTGCTGAGCGACAGCACCCCCTTGGAGCCCCCGCCCTTGTATCTCATGGAGGATTATGTGGGCAACCCCGTGGTGGCGAACAGAACATCACGGCGGAAACGGTACGCGGAGCATAAGAGTCACCGAGGGGAGTACTCGGTATGTGACAGTGAGAGTCTGTGGGTGACCGACAAGTCATCGGCCATCGACATTCGGGGACACCAGGTCACGGTGCTGGGGGAGATCAAAACGGGCAACTCTCCCGtcaaacaatatttttatgaaaCGCGATGTAAGGAAGCCAGGCCAGTCAAAAACGGTTGCAGGGGCATTGATGACAAACACTGGAACTCTCAGTGCAAAACGTCCCAAACCTACGTCCGAGCACTGACTTCAGAAAACAATAAACTCGTGGGCTGGCGGTGGATACGGATAGACACGTCCTGTGTGTGTGCCTTGTCGAGAAAAATCGGAAGAACATGA